In Spartobacteria bacterium, the sequence TGTCGGACAGATCGGCCGTTTTACCGTCAGGATACCTAGCCGTGCCGGCTGCATCAATGACACCCATGCCGAGATACTTCATCCTGGCCGTCTCGTTTTCCAAGGCCGGACGCTGCACGTCCCAATTCATGGACCGGATCACGTTGCGATTAGCGATGCCCTGGATGACCGCCATATGGAAATCCAGACGACTTCTGACCAGTTTGGCCCCGCTGTCGGCCATGAGGACGATATTTTCCTGCACCTGTTCCAGGGAAGCTTGTGTGGCGCGATCATAGGCGATGAAGCCAAGCCCCACGCAGACCAGAAGCAACAGAACTAAAAAACCACCGATAAGTTTCACGCGAATGGGGATGTTCTTCATTCGTTCCTCCCGGGGATGGGGTTGTTTTATGCTCCACGCCTCCATGGCGATGGAGATCGGTGGATGACTGGATATCCCTGAATATGGAAAACTCGACTGCGAACAATGCCCACGAAGTGGGA encodes:
- a CDS encoding chemotaxis protein, encoding MKNIPIRVKLIGGFLVLLLLVCVGLGFIAYDRATQASLEQVQENIVLMADSGAKLVRSRLDFHMAVIQGIANRNVIRSMNWDVQRPALENETARMKYLGMGVIDAAGTARYPDGKTADLSDRDYFKRAMAGETAFSSVIISRVTNSPMLILATPIEDENSKVRAVLLARLDATMLSEITDSIKYGQKGYSYVIDTKGVLIA